The DNA segment ATGCAAATTGAAGGCATCGTATTAGCGGAAGAGTTTGCTACGGTGAGCCCCGAGTTACATACCGCCTTACTTGATGTGATCGCCAATGAAGAACAACTAACAAGTAAAACCATTGCAATCACCTATCTTAGCCATGAAGATTTTAAGCAAAGAACGCAGCAGAGCAAAGCCGTTGTGCGCACGGGTGAATGTACACCTTATGCCAATGTGATCTTCCAATCTGGCGTGGTGTTTTAATAAGGTAGGAACTGACATGAGGCAAGCAATTTTAAAACTCAGTGGTATCGAAAAATCATTTCCGGGTGTGAAAGCACTGGATAATGCTTGTTTGAATGTATACCCAGGTAAAGTAATGGCATTACTGGGCGAAAATGGTGCCGGTAAGTCGACGCTGATGAAGGTACTTACGGGTATCTATCCCATGGACAAAGGTAATATTAACTATCAAGGTAGTGATGTTAGTTTTGATGGTCCGCGTCATTCGCAAGAGATGGGCATTAGTATTATTCATCAAGAACTAAACTTGATCCCTGAGTTAACGATTGCTGAAAATATCTATTTAGGCCGTGAAAAAACCAATGCGTTTGGCGGTATTAAATGGGCAGAGATGTATCGTGATGCGGATATATTGCTACAGCGTTTAAATGTAAAGCACAGTTCGCGTCAGTTACTGGGTGAGCTCAGTTTAGGTGAACAGCAAATGGTTGAAATTGCCAAAGCGCTGTCATTTCAATCTCAAGTGATTGTGATGGATGAACCGACCGATGCCTTGACAGAAAGTGAAACTAAATCATTATTTAAAGTGATTAACGAACTGCGCAATGATGGTTGCGGTATCGTTTATATCTCGCACCGTTTAAAAGAGATCTTCGAGATCTGTGATGATATTACCGTACTGCGTGATGGCCAATTTATTGCCGAAATTGCGGTGACGGACATCGATGAAGATGGCTTAATTGAGAAAATGGTGGGCCGTCGTTTAGATGAAATTTACCCACGTATTGCTGCGACGCATGGCACGATCTGCATGGCAGTTGAAAATATTGTGGCACCGGGTGTGCACAATGTCAGTTTCACCTTAGACCATGGTGAAATATTAGGTATCTCGGGGTTAATGGGTGCTGGCCGTACTGAATTAATGAAAGCTATTTATGGGGCATTACCGCGTGAATCGGGTGATGTGATCTTAGACGGTAAGCTTGTTAGTCCAGTAACCCCTCGCGACGGCTTGGCCAATGGTATTGCCTACATTTCTGAAGATCGTAAAGGTGATGGGCTCGTCCTTGGTTTGTCGGTAAAAGAAAATATGTCTTTGTGCGCATTAGATTATCTGTCTAAAGGTGTGCAATTAGATCACGCGAAAGAAGCGACAGCCGTCGAAGATTTTATGCGCCAATTTAATATTAAAACCCCAAGTCGCGATCAGATGATTGGCAACTTATCTGGTGGTAACCAGCAGAAAGTAGCGATTGCCAAAGGGTTAATGACCCGCCCTAAAGTTCTTATTTTAGATGAGCCCACCCGCGGTGTTGATGTTGGTGCTAAAAAAGAAATCTACCAGTTAATCAATCAATTTAAAGCCGAAGGCATGAGTATTATCCTAGTGTCGTCAGAAATGCCAGAAGTATTGGGCATGAGTGACCGCATTTTAGTGATGCACGAAGGCCGTATCAGCGGTGAATTTATGGCTGAACATGCGAGCCAAGAAAAACTAATGGCGTGTGCCGTTGGCAAAAAAATCAATGAGGCAGGGCTATGAGCCAGAACCAAACAGTGAATAACAATTCTAATAATAATGTGACCGGTGATGTTATGACGAAAACTTTAACCCGAAAATTTTTCACGAAAGAATGGTTGTTTGAACAAAAATCATTAATTGCCTTAATTTTTCTGATTGTGGTGGTGTCTTTTTTAAACCCGTACTTTTTCACTACGGGCAATATTTTAAACATATTACGTCAAACATCGGTGAGTGCGATCATTGCTGTGGGCATGACCTTAGTGATCTTAACCGGTGGTATTGATTTAGGTGTTGGTTC comes from the Moritella yayanosii genome and includes:
- the rbsA gene encoding ribose ABC transporter ATP-binding protein RbsA; translation: MRQAILKLSGIEKSFPGVKALDNACLNVYPGKVMALLGENGAGKSTLMKVLTGIYPMDKGNINYQGSDVSFDGPRHSQEMGISIIHQELNLIPELTIAENIYLGREKTNAFGGIKWAEMYRDADILLQRLNVKHSSRQLLGELSLGEQQMVEIAKALSFQSQVIVMDEPTDALTESETKSLFKVINELRNDGCGIVYISHRLKEIFEICDDITVLRDGQFIAEIAVTDIDEDGLIEKMVGRRLDEIYPRIAATHGTICMAVENIVAPGVHNVSFTLDHGEILGISGLMGAGRTELMKAIYGALPRESGDVILDGKLVSPVTPRDGLANGIAYISEDRKGDGLVLGLSVKENMSLCALDYLSKGVQLDHAKEATAVEDFMRQFNIKTPSRDQMIGNLSGGNQQKVAIAKGLMTRPKVLILDEPTRGVDVGAKKEIYQLINQFKAEGMSIILVSSEMPEVLGMSDRILVMHEGRISGEFMAEHASQEKLMACAVGKKINEAGL
- the rbsD gene encoding D-ribose pyranase, with amino-acid sequence MKKNALINADLSYLVATLGHTNEITICDAGLPVPDSTQRIDLALIPGVPTFIDTVTAILGEMQIEGIVLAEEFATVSPELHTALLDVIANEEQLTSKTIAITYLSHEDFKQRTQQSKAVVRTGECTPYANVIFQSGVVF